One stretch of Mus pahari chromosome 5, PAHARI_EIJ_v1.1, whole genome shotgun sequence DNA includes these proteins:
- the Chpf gene encoding chondroitin sulfate synthase 2 isoform X2, which yields MTVVALGEERPIGHLHLALRHLLEQHGDDFDWFFLVPDATYTEAHGLDRLAGHLSLASATHLYLGRPQDFIGGETTPGRYCHGGFGVLLSRTLLQQLRPHLESCRNDIVSARPDEWLGRCILDATGMGCTGDHEKMHYNYLELSPGEPVQEGDPRFRSALTAHPVRDPVHMYQLHKAFARAELDRTYQEIRELQWEIQNTSRLAADGERASAWPVGIPAPSRPASRFEVLRWDYFTEQYAFSCADGSPRCPLRGADQADVADVLGTALEELNRRYQPALRLQKQQLVNGYRRFDPARGMEYTLDLQLEALTPQGGRWPLTRRVQLLRPLSRVEILPVPYVTEASRLTVLLPLAAAERDLASGFLEAFATAALEPGDAAALTLLLLYEPRQAQRAAHADIFAPVKAHVAELERRFPGARVPWLSVQTAAPSPLRLMDLLSKKHPLDTLFLLAGPDTVLTPDFLNRCRMHAISGWQAFFPMHFQAFHPAVAPPQGPGPPELGRDTGHFDRQAASEACFYNSDYVAARGRLVAASEQEEELLESLDVYELFLRFSNLHVLRAVEPALLQRYRAQPCSARLSEDLYHRCRQSVLEGLGSRTQLAMLLFEQEQGNST from the exons ATGACGGTAGTGGCACTGGGCGAGGAGAGGCCCATCGGACACCTGCACCTGGCGCTGCGCCACCTGCTGGAGCAACACGGCGATGACTTTGACTGGTTTTTCCTAGTGCCTGATGCCACCTACACTGAGGCGCATGGACTGGACCGCCTCGCTGGCCACCTCAGCCTTGCTTCGGCAACCCATCTCTATCTTGGCCGGCCGCAGGACTTCATCGGTGGAGAGACTACCCCAGGCCGCTACTGCCACGGGGGCTTTGGAGTGTTGCTCTCTCGCACACTACTACAGCAACTGCGCCCCCACCTGGAAAGCTGCCGCAACGACATCGTCAGTGCTCGCCCGGACGAGTGGTTGGGCCGGTGTATCCTTGATGCTACAGGCATGGGCTGTACTGGTGACCATGAG aaAATGCACTATAACTATCTGGAACTAAGCCCCGGGGAGCCCGTGCAGGAGGGGGACCCTCGTTTCCGCAGCGCCTTGACAGCCCATCCTGTGCGTGACCCTGTGCACATGTACCAGCTGCACAAAGCTTTTGCCCGAGCTGAGCTGGACCGCACGTACCAGGAGATTCGTGAATTGCAG TGGGAGATCCAGAATACCAGCCGACTGGCTGCTGATGGGGAGAGAGCCTCCGCCTGGCCAGTGGGCATCCCAGCACCGTCTCGCCCTGCCTCACGCTTTGAGGTTTTGCGCTGGGACTACTTCACGGAACAGTACGCGTTCTCCTGCGCCGATGGCTCGCCCCGCTGCCCACTGCGTGGGGCTGACCAGGCTGATGTGGCTGATGTCCTGGGGACAGCCTTAGAGGAGCTCAACCGCCGTTACCAGCCAGCGCTGCGGCTCCAGAAGCAACAGCTGGTAAATGGATACCGGCGTTTTGATCCAGCCCGAGGCATGGAGTACACACTAGACCTGCAGCTGGAAGCGCTGACGCCCCAGGGTGGCCGCTGGCCCCTCACACGCAGGGTGCAGCTCCTTCGGCCCTTGAGCCGAGTGGAGATCTTGCCTGTGCCCTATGTCACTGAGGCTTCTCGGCTTACTGTGCTACTGCCGCTGGCTGCAGCAGAACGCGACCTGGCTTCTGGCTTTTTAGAAGCCTTTGCCACTGCAGCCCTGGAACCTGGTGATGCAGCAGCCCTGACCCTGCTGCTGCTGTATGAGCCTCGCCAGGCCCAGCGGGCAGCCCACGCAGACATCTTCGCACCCGTCAAGGCCCACGTGGCAGAGCTAGAGCGGCGTTTCCCTGGTGCCCGGGTGCCCTGGCTCAGTGTGCAGACAGCCGCGCCCTCTCCACTGCGTCTCATGGATCTACTGTCCAAGAAGCACCCACTGGAcaccctgttcctgctggccgGGCCAGACACGGTACTCACACCCGACTTCCTGAACCGCTGCCGCATGCACGCCATCTCTGGCTGGCAGGCCTTCTTTCCCATGCACTTCCAGGCCTTCCACCCTGCTGTGGCTCCACCTCAGGGCCCTGGGCCACCAGAACTGGGCCGTGACACCGGCCACTTTGACCGTCAGGCTGCCAGTGAGGCGTGCTTCTACAACTCTGACTATGTGGCGGCCCGTGGCCGACTGGTGGCGGCCtcggagcaggaggaggagctgctGGAGAGCCTGGATGTGTACGAGCTGTTTCTGCGCTTCTCCAACTTGCATGTGCTAAGGGCCGTGGAGCCAGCCTTGCTGCAGCGCTACCGGGCCCAGCCGTGTAGCGCACGGCTCAGCGAGGACCTTTACCACCGCTGTCGCCAGAGCGTGCTTGAGGGCCTCGGCTCCCGCACCCAGCTTGCCATGCTGCTGTTTGAGCAGGAACAGGGGAACAGCACCTAA
- the Chpf gene encoding chondroitin sulfate synthase 2 isoform X1, whose amino-acid sequence MRASLLLSVLRPAGPVAVGISLGFTLSLLSVTWVEEPCGPGPPQPGDSELPPRGNTNAARRPNSVQPGSERERPGAGAGTGESWEPRVLPYHPAQPGQATKKAVRTRYISTELGIRQKLLVAVLTSQATLPTLGVAVNRTLGHRLEHVVFLTGARGRRTPSGMTVVALGEERPIGHLHLALRHLLEQHGDDFDWFFLVPDATYTEAHGLDRLAGHLSLASATHLYLGRPQDFIGGETTPGRYCHGGFGVLLSRTLLQQLRPHLESCRNDIVSARPDEWLGRCILDATGMGCTGDHEKMHYNYLELSPGEPVQEGDPRFRSALTAHPVRDPVHMYQLHKAFARAELDRTYQEIRELQWEIQNTSRLAADGERASAWPVGIPAPSRPASRFEVLRWDYFTEQYAFSCADGSPRCPLRGADQADVADVLGTALEELNRRYQPALRLQKQQLVNGYRRFDPARGMEYTLDLQLEALTPQGGRWPLTRRVQLLRPLSRVEILPVPYVTEASRLTVLLPLAAAERDLASGFLEAFATAALEPGDAAALTLLLLYEPRQAQRAAHADIFAPVKAHVAELERRFPGARVPWLSVQTAAPSPLRLMDLLSKKHPLDTLFLLAGPDTVLTPDFLNRCRMHAISGWQAFFPMHFQAFHPAVAPPQGPGPPELGRDTGHFDRQAASEACFYNSDYVAARGRLVAASEQEEELLESLDVYELFLRFSNLHVLRAVEPALLQRYRAQPCSARLSEDLYHRCRQSVLEGLGSRTQLAMLLFEQEQGNST is encoded by the exons ATGCGGGCGTCGCTGCTGCTGTCCGTGCTGCGGCCCGCGGGGCCCGTGGCCGTGGGCATCTCTCTGGGCTTCACCCTGAGCCTGCTCAGCGTCACCTGGGTGGAGGAGCCTTGCGGACCCGGGCCGCCCCAACCCGGAGACTCGGAGCTGCCGCCGCGCGGCAACACCAACGCGGCGCGCCGGCCCAACTCGGTGCAGCCTGGATCCGAGCGCGAGAGGCCCGGGGCTGGCGCAGGCACCGGTGAGAGCTGGGAGCCTCGTGTCTTGCCCTACCATCCCGCGCAGCCAGGCCAGGCCACCAAGAAGGCCGTCAG AACTCGGTATATCAGCACGGAGCTGGGCATCCGGCAGAAACTTCTGGTGGCAGTGCTGACCTCACAAGCCACGTTGCCTACACTGGGTGTGGCTGTAAACCGAACTCTGGGACACCGACTGGAGCATGTAGTGTTCCTGACTGGTGCGAGGGGCCGCAGGACACCTTCAGGCATGACGGTAGTGGCACTGGGCGAGGAGAGGCCCATCGGACACCTGCACCTGGCGCTGCGCCACCTGCTGGAGCAACACGGCGATGACTTTGACTGGTTTTTCCTAGTGCCTGATGCCACCTACACTGAGGCGCATGGACTGGACCGCCTCGCTGGCCACCTCAGCCTTGCTTCGGCAACCCATCTCTATCTTGGCCGGCCGCAGGACTTCATCGGTGGAGAGACTACCCCAGGCCGCTACTGCCACGGGGGCTTTGGAGTGTTGCTCTCTCGCACACTACTACAGCAACTGCGCCCCCACCTGGAAAGCTGCCGCAACGACATCGTCAGTGCTCGCCCGGACGAGTGGTTGGGCCGGTGTATCCTTGATGCTACAGGCATGGGCTGTACTGGTGACCATGAG aaAATGCACTATAACTATCTGGAACTAAGCCCCGGGGAGCCCGTGCAGGAGGGGGACCCTCGTTTCCGCAGCGCCTTGACAGCCCATCCTGTGCGTGACCCTGTGCACATGTACCAGCTGCACAAAGCTTTTGCCCGAGCTGAGCTGGACCGCACGTACCAGGAGATTCGTGAATTGCAG TGGGAGATCCAGAATACCAGCCGACTGGCTGCTGATGGGGAGAGAGCCTCCGCCTGGCCAGTGGGCATCCCAGCACCGTCTCGCCCTGCCTCACGCTTTGAGGTTTTGCGCTGGGACTACTTCACGGAACAGTACGCGTTCTCCTGCGCCGATGGCTCGCCCCGCTGCCCACTGCGTGGGGCTGACCAGGCTGATGTGGCTGATGTCCTGGGGACAGCCTTAGAGGAGCTCAACCGCCGTTACCAGCCAGCGCTGCGGCTCCAGAAGCAACAGCTGGTAAATGGATACCGGCGTTTTGATCCAGCCCGAGGCATGGAGTACACACTAGACCTGCAGCTGGAAGCGCTGACGCCCCAGGGTGGCCGCTGGCCCCTCACACGCAGGGTGCAGCTCCTTCGGCCCTTGAGCCGAGTGGAGATCTTGCCTGTGCCCTATGTCACTGAGGCTTCTCGGCTTACTGTGCTACTGCCGCTGGCTGCAGCAGAACGCGACCTGGCTTCTGGCTTTTTAGAAGCCTTTGCCACTGCAGCCCTGGAACCTGGTGATGCAGCAGCCCTGACCCTGCTGCTGCTGTATGAGCCTCGCCAGGCCCAGCGGGCAGCCCACGCAGACATCTTCGCACCCGTCAAGGCCCACGTGGCAGAGCTAGAGCGGCGTTTCCCTGGTGCCCGGGTGCCCTGGCTCAGTGTGCAGACAGCCGCGCCCTCTCCACTGCGTCTCATGGATCTACTGTCCAAGAAGCACCCACTGGAcaccctgttcctgctggccgGGCCAGACACGGTACTCACACCCGACTTCCTGAACCGCTGCCGCATGCACGCCATCTCTGGCTGGCAGGCCTTCTTTCCCATGCACTTCCAGGCCTTCCACCCTGCTGTGGCTCCACCTCAGGGCCCTGGGCCACCAGAACTGGGCCGTGACACCGGCCACTTTGACCGTCAGGCTGCCAGTGAGGCGTGCTTCTACAACTCTGACTATGTGGCGGCCCGTGGCCGACTGGTGGCGGCCtcggagcaggaggaggagctgctGGAGAGCCTGGATGTGTACGAGCTGTTTCTGCGCTTCTCCAACTTGCATGTGCTAAGGGCCGTGGAGCCAGCCTTGCTGCAGCGCTACCGGGCCCAGCCGTGTAGCGCACGGCTCAGCGAGGACCTTTACCACCGCTGTCGCCAGAGCGTGCTTGAGGGCCTCGGCTCCCGCACCCAGCTTGCCATGCTGCTGTTTGAGCAGGAACAGGGGAACAGCACCTAA
- the Tmem198 gene encoding transmembrane protein 198, with protein sequence MPGTMETLRFQLLPPEPDDTFWGAPCEQPLERRYQALPALVCIMCCLFGIVYCFFGYRCFKAVLFLTGLLFGSVVIFLLCYRERVLETQLSAGASAGIALGIGLLCGLVAMLVRSVGLFLVGLLLGLLLAAAALLGSAPYYQPGSVWGPLGLLLGGGLLCALLTLRWPRPLTTLATAVTGAALIATAADYFAELLLLGRYVVERLRAAPVPPLCWRSWALLALWPLLSLMGVLVQWRVTTERDSHTEVVISRQRRRVQLMRIRQQEERKEKRRKKRPPRAPPRGPRAPPRPGPPDPAYRRRPVPIKRFNGDVLSPSYIQSFRDRQTGSSLSSFMASPTDTDYEYGSRGPLTACSGPPVRV encoded by the exons ATGCCGGGTACTATGGAAACTCTGCGGTTTCAGCTGCTGCCCCCGGAACCGGATGATACCTTCTGGGGTGCACCTTGTGAACAGCCTCTGGAGCGCAGGTATCAGGCACTGCCGGCCCTCGTCTGCATCATGTGCTGTTTGTTTGGAATCGTCTACTGCTTCTTTG GTTACCGCTGCTTCAAGGCAGTTCTCTTCCTCACTGGGTTGCTGTTTGGCTCAGTGGTCATCTTCCTGCTGTGCTACCGAGAGCGGGTTCTGGAGACGCAGCTGAGTGCTGGGGCAAGCGCAGGCATCGCACTGGGCATCGGGCTGCTCTGCGGGCTGGTAGCCATGCTGGTACGCAGTGTGGGCCTCTTCCTGGTGGGGCTGCTGCTCGGCCTGCTGCTCGCTGCTGCTGCCCTACTAGGCTCTGCACCCTATTACCAGCCTGGCTCCGTATGGGGCCCGCTGGGACTGCTGCTGGGAGGCGGCCTGCTCTGTGCCCTGCTCACGCTGCGCTGGCCCCGACCACTCACCACCCTGGCCACTGCCGTGACGGGCGCTGCCCTCATCGCCACTGCCGCAGACTATTTTGCTGAACTGCTTCTGCTGGGGCGCTACGTGGTGGAGCGACTGCGGGCTGCACCTGTGCCTCCCCTCTGCTGGCGGAGTTGGGCCCTGCTGGCACTCTGGCCTCTACTTAGCCTGATGGGCGTCCTGGTGCAGTGGAGGGTGACAACCGAGAGGGACTCCCACACAGAAG TGGTCATCAGCCGGCAGAGAAGGCGAGTGCAGCTGATGCGGATCCGGCAGCAGGAAGAACGCAAGGAGAAGCGGCGGAAGAAGAGACCCCCTCGGGCCCCTCCCAGAGGTCCTCGAGCACCTCCAAGGCCTGGTCCCCCTGACCCTGCTTATAGACGCAGGCCAGTGCCCATCAAACGCTTCAATGGCGATGTCCTCTCCCCG AGTTACATCCAGAGCTTCCGGGACCGGCAGACTGGCAGCTCTCTGAGCTCCTTCATGGCCTCACCTACAGACACAGACTATGAGTATGGGTCCCGGGGACCACTGACAGCCTGCTCGGGACCCCCTGTACGGGTGTAG